A stretch of Deinococcus roseus DNA encodes these proteins:
- a CDS encoding SRPBCC family protein has translation MNISTYSATTTASAQAVWQLWTNPKHWPTWDPTLQSAELSGPFRQHVKGTLTYKDGKAVAFEVVACHMLENFVLAVPYLQGTQLLIKRSLHVQGEGVEIEQEVTLQGPALAKLMLRSKKDQLLQESGQQITRFFEMLEGINNKEKGSHEGARSRQAF, from the coding sequence ATGAACATCAGCACCTACAGCGCCACCACCACCGCATCTGCACAGGCCGTCTGGCAACTCTGGACCAATCCCAAACACTGGCCTACGTGGGATCCCACCCTGCAGAGTGCAGAACTTTCTGGACCCTTCCGTCAGCACGTCAAAGGCACCCTGACCTACAAAGATGGCAAAGCCGTGGCTTTTGAAGTGGTGGCCTGCCACATGCTGGAAAACTTTGTTCTGGCCGTCCCTTATCTGCAAGGCACCCAGCTCTTGATCAAACGTTCCCTGCATGTGCAGGGTGAGGGCGTGGAAATCGAGCAGGAGGTCACCCTGCAAGGTCCTGCCCTGGCCAAACTGATGCTGAGGTCCAAAAAAGACCAGCTGCTGCAAGAATCCGGGCAACAGATCACCCGTTTCTTTGAGATGCTTGAAGGCATCAACAACAAGGAAAAAGGCAGTCATGAAGGAGCCAGATCCAGACAGGCCTTCTGA